A window of the Synchiropus splendidus isolate RoL2022-P1 chromosome 6, RoL_Sspl_1.0, whole genome shotgun sequence genome harbors these coding sequences:
- the patz1 gene encoding POZ (BTB) and AT hook-containing zinc finger 1 isoform X1, which yields MEKVSEPSWTSSYTYQVSKHSAEMLHNLNVQRKDGGRFCDVILRVGEESFPAHRAVLAACSEYFESVFSRQSEGDGKELEMHTISPKVFRDILDFAYTSRIVVRLETFPELMTAAKFLLMRSVIEICQEVIKQSNVQILIPTSRGGNASLFQATAAPPELESDATLQVNGPGFVNNGTDSDSLALLEPGAEASMHILRPVDALSQAPAAEIPDLFQQDPGAPESKRSRGRPKKADEAAHFHHSPPKENGLFPCRTCGKAFTEASRLKNHEAQHGASSAAGDSAGVVTPAGLLENGAQLTLDNGRKRERTRRHVGCDVCGKVFRDVYHLNRHKLSHSGEKPYACHVCGLRFKRKDRMSYHVRSHDGSVGKPYVCQSCGKGFSRPDHLNGHIKQVHTTERPHKCQICNASFATRDRLRSHLACHEDKIPCKVCGKFLRAAYMTDHLKKHSEVTHNYCDICNKGFSTASYLKVHIKTHHGSTLPPSTTLHSFPEPRGELQMHKGTPYHMGHQCSVEDLCASRHLVLTSTETDVRYHGLSGHPVLSHPGPPHPGLQPELLVGKPSGTPYVWECRSGGVPGFHGPVPDGQENSGKCPHLESDESDPSFGELPNSDDLKSPHKPDRPDLDLASLACNGSSADILGSPDGPKSKTDPEKKFICAICGQAFRTKSYLNKHQHRVHKTRSVPSGSAPGLSELPPSLSSPFSSQQNMSLLESFGFQIVQSAFASSLVDADAGQSGMDFGGK from the exons ATGGAGAAAGTATCGGAGCCGTCCTGGACTTCTTCGTACACCTACCAGGTGAGCAAGCACAGCGCCGAGATGCTACACAACCTCAACGTCCAGAGGAAAGATGGAGGCAGGTTCTGCGACGTGATCCTCCGCGTCGGCGAGGAGAGCTTCCCCGCGCACCGGGCGGTGCTGGCCGCCTGCAGCGAGTACTTCGAGTCGGTGTTCAGTCGCCAGAGCGAGGGCGACGGCAAGGAGCTGGAGATGCATACGATCAGCCCCAAAGTTTTCCGGGACATCTTGGACTTCGCCTACACGTCCAGGATCGTGGTGCGGCTCGAGACGTTCCCGGAGTTGATGACAGCGGCCAAGTTCCTGCTGATGCGCTCAGTGATCGAGATCTGCCAGGAGGTGATCAAGCAGTCCAACGTGCAGATTCTGATCCCGACGTCGCGAGGGGGAAACGCGAGCTTGTTCCAGGCCACGGCGGCTCCGCCGGAGCTGGAGAGCGACGCTACGCTGCAGGTGAACGGACCAGGCTTTGTCAACAATGGGACCGACTCGGACTCGCTGGCGCTATTGGAGCCAGGCGCCGAGGCTTCGATGCACATCCTGCGGCCTGTGgacgccttatctcaggcgccTGCGGCGGAGATCCCGGACCTGTTTCAGCAGGACCCTGGTGCTCCGGAGAGCAAGCGGAGTCGGGGGAGGCCGAAGAAGGCGGACGAGGCTGCGCACTTCCATCACAGCCCTCCGAAGGAGAACGGACTGTTTCCGTGTCGGACGTGTGGCAAAGCTTTCACTGAAGCCTCTCGGTTGAAGAACCACGAAGCGCAGCACGGAGCCTCCTCCGCCGCCGGTGACAGCGCGGGGGTCGTGACCCCGGCGGGGCTGCTGGAGAACGGGGCGCAGTTGACGCTCGACAACGGTCGCAAGAGGGAGCGCACCCGGCGGCACGTGGGCTGCGACGTCTGCGGGAAAGTCTTTCGGGATGTTTATCATCTGAACCGGCACAAGCTGTCGCACTCCGGGGAGAAGCCCTACGCCTGTCACGTGTGCGGGCTGCGGTTCAAACGCAAGGACCGGATGTCCTACCACGTTCGCTCCCACGACGGCTCCGTGGGCAAACCTTACGTGTGCCAAAGCTGCGGTAAAGGATTTTCCCG GCCAGACCATTTAAATGGACATATCAAACAAGTTCATACGACAGAAAGACCCCACAAGTGCCAG ATCTGTAATGCCTCATTTGCTACGAGAGACCGTTTGCGGTCTCACCTTGCTTGTCACGAGGACAAAATCCCCTGCAAAGTTTGTGGCAAGTTCCTGAGAGCTGCTTACATGACTGACCACCTCAAGAAACACAGCGAAGTGACTCACAACTACTGTGACATCTGCAACAAAG GTTTCTCTACCGCATCCTACCTTAAGGTGCACATAAAGACACACCACGGCTCCACACTGCCGCCGTCAACCACGTTACACAGCTTCCCCGAACCCAGGGGGGAGCTGCAGATGCACAAAGGCACTCCTTACCACATGGGACACCAGTGCTCAGTGGAAG ACCTGTGCGCCAGTCGCCACCTGGTTCTTACCTCAACTGAGACAGACGTTCGGTATCATGGGCTTTCTGGACACCCGGTGCTCTCTCACCCCGGCCCACCACACCCGGGCCTGCAGCCCGAGCTGCTGGTAGGGAAGCCGAGTGGGACTCCATATGTCTGGGAGTGTCGCTCTGGTGGGGTGCCCGGCTTCCATGGGCCTGTTCCAG ACGGGCAGGAGAACTCTGGAAAGTGTCCTCACCTGGAATCTGACGAGTCTGATCCGTCCTTTGGTGAACTGCCCAACAGTGATGACCTTAAATCTCCCCACAAGCCCGACAGACCTGACCTGGATTTAGCCTCTTTAGCCTGCAATGGATCTTCAGCAGATATTTTGGGATCACCCGACGGACCCAAATCTAAGACTGACCCAGAGAAGAAGTTCATCTGCGCGATATGTGGCCAGGCCTTCCGAACCAAGTCCTACCTCAACAAACACCAGCACAGAGTGCACAAGACTCGGAGCGTCCCGAGCGGGTCGGCGCCTGGACTCAGCGAgctgcctccctctctgtcctcaCCCTTCTCCTCTCAACAGAACATGTCTCTGCTCGAG
- the patz1 gene encoding POZ (BTB) and AT hook-containing zinc finger 1 isoform X4 produces the protein MEKVSEPSWTSSYTYQVSKHSAEMLHNLNVQRKDGGRFCDVILRVGEESFPAHRAVLAACSEYFESVFSRQSEGDGKELEMHTISPKVFRDILDFAYTSRIVVRLETFPELMTAAKFLLMRSVIEICQEVIKQSNVQILIPTSRGGNASLFQATAAPPELESDATLQVNGPGFVNNGTDSDSLALLEPGAEASMHILRPVDALSQAPAAEIPDLFQQDPGAPESKRSRGRPKKADEAAHFHHSPPKENGLFPCRTCGKAFTEASRLKNHEAQHGASSAAGDSAGVVTPAGLLENGAQLTLDNGRKRERTRRHVGCDVCGKVFRDVYHLNRHKLSHSGEKPYACHVCGLRFKRKDRMSYHVRSHDGSVGKPYVCQSCGKGFSRPDHLNGHIKQVHTTERPHKCQICNASFATRDRLRSHLACHEDKIPCKVCGKFLRAAYMTDHLKKHSEVTHNYCDICNKGFSTASYLKVHIKTHHGSTLPPSTTLHSFPEPRGELQMHKGTPYHMGHQCSVEDLCASRHLVLTSTETDVRYHGLSGHPVLSHPGPPHPGLQPELLVGKPSGTPYVWECRSGGVPGFHGPVPGQYSSGKEGRENSGKCPHLESDESDPSFGELPNSDDLKSPHKPDRPDLDLASLACNGSSADILGSPDGPKSKTDPEKKFICAICGQAFRTKSYLNKHQHRVHKTRSVPSGSAPGLSELPPSLSSPFSSQQNMSLLESFGFQIVQSAFASSLVDADAGQSGMDFGGK, from the exons ATGGAGAAAGTATCGGAGCCGTCCTGGACTTCTTCGTACACCTACCAGGTGAGCAAGCACAGCGCCGAGATGCTACACAACCTCAACGTCCAGAGGAAAGATGGAGGCAGGTTCTGCGACGTGATCCTCCGCGTCGGCGAGGAGAGCTTCCCCGCGCACCGGGCGGTGCTGGCCGCCTGCAGCGAGTACTTCGAGTCGGTGTTCAGTCGCCAGAGCGAGGGCGACGGCAAGGAGCTGGAGATGCATACGATCAGCCCCAAAGTTTTCCGGGACATCTTGGACTTCGCCTACACGTCCAGGATCGTGGTGCGGCTCGAGACGTTCCCGGAGTTGATGACAGCGGCCAAGTTCCTGCTGATGCGCTCAGTGATCGAGATCTGCCAGGAGGTGATCAAGCAGTCCAACGTGCAGATTCTGATCCCGACGTCGCGAGGGGGAAACGCGAGCTTGTTCCAGGCCACGGCGGCTCCGCCGGAGCTGGAGAGCGACGCTACGCTGCAGGTGAACGGACCAGGCTTTGTCAACAATGGGACCGACTCGGACTCGCTGGCGCTATTGGAGCCAGGCGCCGAGGCTTCGATGCACATCCTGCGGCCTGTGgacgccttatctcaggcgccTGCGGCGGAGATCCCGGACCTGTTTCAGCAGGACCCTGGTGCTCCGGAGAGCAAGCGGAGTCGGGGGAGGCCGAAGAAGGCGGACGAGGCTGCGCACTTCCATCACAGCCCTCCGAAGGAGAACGGACTGTTTCCGTGTCGGACGTGTGGCAAAGCTTTCACTGAAGCCTCTCGGTTGAAGAACCACGAAGCGCAGCACGGAGCCTCCTCCGCCGCCGGTGACAGCGCGGGGGTCGTGACCCCGGCGGGGCTGCTGGAGAACGGGGCGCAGTTGACGCTCGACAACGGTCGCAAGAGGGAGCGCACCCGGCGGCACGTGGGCTGCGACGTCTGCGGGAAAGTCTTTCGGGATGTTTATCATCTGAACCGGCACAAGCTGTCGCACTCCGGGGAGAAGCCCTACGCCTGTCACGTGTGCGGGCTGCGGTTCAAACGCAAGGACCGGATGTCCTACCACGTTCGCTCCCACGACGGCTCCGTGGGCAAACCTTACGTGTGCCAAAGCTGCGGTAAAGGATTTTCCCG GCCAGACCATTTAAATGGACATATCAAACAAGTTCATACGACAGAAAGACCCCACAAGTGCCAG ATCTGTAATGCCTCATTTGCTACGAGAGACCGTTTGCGGTCTCACCTTGCTTGTCACGAGGACAAAATCCCCTGCAAAGTTTGTGGCAAGTTCCTGAGAGCTGCTTACATGACTGACCACCTCAAGAAACACAGCGAAGTGACTCACAACTACTGTGACATCTGCAACAAAG GTTTCTCTACCGCATCCTACCTTAAGGTGCACATAAAGACACACCACGGCTCCACACTGCCGCCGTCAACCACGTTACACAGCTTCCCCGAACCCAGGGGGGAGCTGCAGATGCACAAAGGCACTCCTTACCACATGGGACACCAGTGCTCAGTGGAAG ACCTGTGCGCCAGTCGCCACCTGGTTCTTACCTCAACTGAGACAGACGTTCGGTATCATGGGCTTTCTGGACACCCGGTGCTCTCTCACCCCGGCCCACCACACCCGGGCCTGCAGCCCGAGCTGCTGGTAGGGAAGCCGAGTGGGACTCCATATGTCTGGGAGTGTCGCTCTGGTGGGGTGCCCGGCTTCCATGGGCCTGTTCCAGGTCAGTATAGTTCgggaaaggaaggaagggag AACTCTGGAAAGTGTCCTCACCTGGAATCTGACGAGTCTGATCCGTCCTTTGGTGAACTGCCCAACAGTGATGACCTTAAATCTCCCCACAAGCCCGACAGACCTGACCTGGATTTAGCCTCTTTAGCCTGCAATGGATCTTCAGCAGATATTTTGGGATCACCCGACGGACCCAAATCTAAGACTGACCCAGAGAAGAAGTTCATCTGCGCGATATGTGGCCAGGCCTTCCGAACCAAGTCCTACCTCAACAAACACCAGCACAGAGTGCACAAGACTCGGAGCGTCCCGAGCGGGTCGGCGCCTGGACTCAGCGAgctgcctccctctctgtcctcaCCCTTCTCCTCTCAACAGAACATGTCTCTGCTCGAG
- the patz1 gene encoding POZ-, AT hook-, and zinc finger-containing protein 1 isoform X2, which translates to MEKVSEPSWTSSYTYQVSKHSAEMLHNLNVQRKDGGRFCDVILRVGEESFPAHRAVLAACSEYFESVFSRQSEGDGKELEMHTISPKVFRDILDFAYTSRIVVRLETFPELMTAAKFLLMRSVIEICQEVIKQSNVQILIPTSRGGNASLFQATAAPPELESDATLQVNGPGFVNNGTDSDSLALLEPGAEASMHILRPVDALSQAPAAEIPDLFQQDPGAPESKRSRGRPKKADEAAHFHHSPPKENGLFPCRTCGKAFTEASRLKNHEAQHGASSAAGDSAGVVTPAGLLENGAQLTLDNGRKRERTRRHVGCDVCGKVFRDVYHLNRHKLSHSGEKPYACHVCGLRFKRKDRMSYHVRSHDGSVGKPYVCQSCGKGFSRPDHLNGHIKQVHTTERPHKCQICNASFATRDRLRSHLACHEDKIPCKVCGKFLRAAYMTDHLKKHSEVTHNYCDICNKGFSTASYLKVHIKTHHGSTLPPSTTLHSFPEPRGELQMHKGTPYHMGHQCSVEDGQENSGKCPHLESDESDPSFGELPNSDDLKSPHKPDRPDLDLASLACNGSSADILGSPDGPKSKTDPEKKFICAICGQAFRTKSYLNKHQHRVHKTRSVPSGSAPGLSELPPSLSSPFSSQQNMSLLESFGFQIVQSAFASSLVDADAGQSGMDFGGK; encoded by the exons ATGGAGAAAGTATCGGAGCCGTCCTGGACTTCTTCGTACACCTACCAGGTGAGCAAGCACAGCGCCGAGATGCTACACAACCTCAACGTCCAGAGGAAAGATGGAGGCAGGTTCTGCGACGTGATCCTCCGCGTCGGCGAGGAGAGCTTCCCCGCGCACCGGGCGGTGCTGGCCGCCTGCAGCGAGTACTTCGAGTCGGTGTTCAGTCGCCAGAGCGAGGGCGACGGCAAGGAGCTGGAGATGCATACGATCAGCCCCAAAGTTTTCCGGGACATCTTGGACTTCGCCTACACGTCCAGGATCGTGGTGCGGCTCGAGACGTTCCCGGAGTTGATGACAGCGGCCAAGTTCCTGCTGATGCGCTCAGTGATCGAGATCTGCCAGGAGGTGATCAAGCAGTCCAACGTGCAGATTCTGATCCCGACGTCGCGAGGGGGAAACGCGAGCTTGTTCCAGGCCACGGCGGCTCCGCCGGAGCTGGAGAGCGACGCTACGCTGCAGGTGAACGGACCAGGCTTTGTCAACAATGGGACCGACTCGGACTCGCTGGCGCTATTGGAGCCAGGCGCCGAGGCTTCGATGCACATCCTGCGGCCTGTGgacgccttatctcaggcgccTGCGGCGGAGATCCCGGACCTGTTTCAGCAGGACCCTGGTGCTCCGGAGAGCAAGCGGAGTCGGGGGAGGCCGAAGAAGGCGGACGAGGCTGCGCACTTCCATCACAGCCCTCCGAAGGAGAACGGACTGTTTCCGTGTCGGACGTGTGGCAAAGCTTTCACTGAAGCCTCTCGGTTGAAGAACCACGAAGCGCAGCACGGAGCCTCCTCCGCCGCCGGTGACAGCGCGGGGGTCGTGACCCCGGCGGGGCTGCTGGAGAACGGGGCGCAGTTGACGCTCGACAACGGTCGCAAGAGGGAGCGCACCCGGCGGCACGTGGGCTGCGACGTCTGCGGGAAAGTCTTTCGGGATGTTTATCATCTGAACCGGCACAAGCTGTCGCACTCCGGGGAGAAGCCCTACGCCTGTCACGTGTGCGGGCTGCGGTTCAAACGCAAGGACCGGATGTCCTACCACGTTCGCTCCCACGACGGCTCCGTGGGCAAACCTTACGTGTGCCAAAGCTGCGGTAAAGGATTTTCCCG GCCAGACCATTTAAATGGACATATCAAACAAGTTCATACGACAGAAAGACCCCACAAGTGCCAG ATCTGTAATGCCTCATTTGCTACGAGAGACCGTTTGCGGTCTCACCTTGCTTGTCACGAGGACAAAATCCCCTGCAAAGTTTGTGGCAAGTTCCTGAGAGCTGCTTACATGACTGACCACCTCAAGAAACACAGCGAAGTGACTCACAACTACTGTGACATCTGCAACAAAG GTTTCTCTACCGCATCCTACCTTAAGGTGCACATAAAGACACACCACGGCTCCACACTGCCGCCGTCAACCACGTTACACAGCTTCCCCGAACCCAGGGGGGAGCTGCAGATGCACAAAGGCACTCCTTACCACATGGGACACCAGTGCTCAGTGGAAG ACGGGCAGGAGAACTCTGGAAAGTGTCCTCACCTGGAATCTGACGAGTCTGATCCGTCCTTTGGTGAACTGCCCAACAGTGATGACCTTAAATCTCCCCACAAGCCCGACAGACCTGACCTGGATTTAGCCTCTTTAGCCTGCAATGGATCTTCAGCAGATATTTTGGGATCACCCGACGGACCCAAATCTAAGACTGACCCAGAGAAGAAGTTCATCTGCGCGATATGTGGCCAGGCCTTCCGAACCAAGTCCTACCTCAACAAACACCAGCACAGAGTGCACAAGACTCGGAGCGTCCCGAGCGGGTCGGCGCCTGGACTCAGCGAgctgcctccctctctgtcctcaCCCTTCTCCTCTCAACAGAACATGTCTCTGCTCGAG
- the patz1 gene encoding POZ-, AT hook-, and zinc finger-containing protein 1 isoform X3 — MEKVSEPSWTSSYTYQVSKHSAEMLHNLNVQRKDGGRFCDVILRVGEESFPAHRAVLAACSEYFESVFSRQSEGDGKELEMHTISPKVFRDILDFAYTSRIVVRLETFPELMTAAKFLLMRSVIEICQEVIKQSNVQILIPTSRGGNASLFQATAAPPELESDATLQVNGPGFVNNGTDSDSLALLEPGAEASMHILRPVDALSQAPAAEIPDLFQQDPGAPESKRSRGRPKKADEAAHFHHSPPKENGLFPCRTCGKAFTEASRLKNHEAQHGASSAAGDSAGVVTPAGLLENGAQLTLDNGRKRERTRRHVGCDVCGKVFRDVYHLNRHKLSHSGEKPYACHVCGLRFKRKDRMSYHVRSHDGSVGKPYVCQSCGKGFSRPDHLNGHIKQVHTTERPHKCQICNASFATRDRLRSHLACHEDKIPCKVCGKFLRAAYMTDHLKKHSEVTHNYCDICNKDGQENSGKCPHLESDESDPSFGELPNSDDLKSPHKPDRPDLDLASLACNGSSADILGSPDGPKSKTDPEKKFICAICGQAFRTKSYLNKHQHRVHKTRSVPSGSAPGLSELPPSLSSPFSSQQNMSLLESFGFQIVQSAFASSLVDADAGQSGMDFGGK; from the exons ATGGAGAAAGTATCGGAGCCGTCCTGGACTTCTTCGTACACCTACCAGGTGAGCAAGCACAGCGCCGAGATGCTACACAACCTCAACGTCCAGAGGAAAGATGGAGGCAGGTTCTGCGACGTGATCCTCCGCGTCGGCGAGGAGAGCTTCCCCGCGCACCGGGCGGTGCTGGCCGCCTGCAGCGAGTACTTCGAGTCGGTGTTCAGTCGCCAGAGCGAGGGCGACGGCAAGGAGCTGGAGATGCATACGATCAGCCCCAAAGTTTTCCGGGACATCTTGGACTTCGCCTACACGTCCAGGATCGTGGTGCGGCTCGAGACGTTCCCGGAGTTGATGACAGCGGCCAAGTTCCTGCTGATGCGCTCAGTGATCGAGATCTGCCAGGAGGTGATCAAGCAGTCCAACGTGCAGATTCTGATCCCGACGTCGCGAGGGGGAAACGCGAGCTTGTTCCAGGCCACGGCGGCTCCGCCGGAGCTGGAGAGCGACGCTACGCTGCAGGTGAACGGACCAGGCTTTGTCAACAATGGGACCGACTCGGACTCGCTGGCGCTATTGGAGCCAGGCGCCGAGGCTTCGATGCACATCCTGCGGCCTGTGgacgccttatctcaggcgccTGCGGCGGAGATCCCGGACCTGTTTCAGCAGGACCCTGGTGCTCCGGAGAGCAAGCGGAGTCGGGGGAGGCCGAAGAAGGCGGACGAGGCTGCGCACTTCCATCACAGCCCTCCGAAGGAGAACGGACTGTTTCCGTGTCGGACGTGTGGCAAAGCTTTCACTGAAGCCTCTCGGTTGAAGAACCACGAAGCGCAGCACGGAGCCTCCTCCGCCGCCGGTGACAGCGCGGGGGTCGTGACCCCGGCGGGGCTGCTGGAGAACGGGGCGCAGTTGACGCTCGACAACGGTCGCAAGAGGGAGCGCACCCGGCGGCACGTGGGCTGCGACGTCTGCGGGAAAGTCTTTCGGGATGTTTATCATCTGAACCGGCACAAGCTGTCGCACTCCGGGGAGAAGCCCTACGCCTGTCACGTGTGCGGGCTGCGGTTCAAACGCAAGGACCGGATGTCCTACCACGTTCGCTCCCACGACGGCTCCGTGGGCAAACCTTACGTGTGCCAAAGCTGCGGTAAAGGATTTTCCCG GCCAGACCATTTAAATGGACATATCAAACAAGTTCATACGACAGAAAGACCCCACAAGTGCCAG ATCTGTAATGCCTCATTTGCTACGAGAGACCGTTTGCGGTCTCACCTTGCTTGTCACGAGGACAAAATCCCCTGCAAAGTTTGTGGCAAGTTCCTGAGAGCTGCTTACATGACTGACCACCTCAAGAAACACAGCGAAGTGACTCACAACTACTGTGACATCTGCAACAAAG ACGGGCAGGAGAACTCTGGAAAGTGTCCTCACCTGGAATCTGACGAGTCTGATCCGTCCTTTGGTGAACTGCCCAACAGTGATGACCTTAAATCTCCCCACAAGCCCGACAGACCTGACCTGGATTTAGCCTCTTTAGCCTGCAATGGATCTTCAGCAGATATTTTGGGATCACCCGACGGACCCAAATCTAAGACTGACCCAGAGAAGAAGTTCATCTGCGCGATATGTGGCCAGGCCTTCCGAACCAAGTCCTACCTCAACAAACACCAGCACAGAGTGCACAAGACTCGGAGCGTCCCGAGCGGGTCGGCGCCTGGACTCAGCGAgctgcctccctctctgtcctcaCCCTTCTCCTCTCAACAGAACATGTCTCTGCTCGAG